One genomic window of Salmo salar chromosome ssa12, Ssal_v3.1, whole genome shotgun sequence includes the following:
- the LOC106564695 gene encoding collagen alpha-1(XVII) chain isoform X3, translating into MDNLTTTKIVNAGAGGKVVKETVTTTTRLTSLPPTSGGLSSRSALPSTGGGDSTSRAITGGSSSVLVSSSAAAGSGGGAKSGYGGGSVSKSNTITTIESPSLSSGASGASGAAFRSSGASGASFGESKTSGSLSVSGGGLMSSSSSSFFTGSSSGGSSSGFISSSKGAGAGGGGGGFVTGSSSGSSSGFASSSGTGIGGGDSSSAKMSAGGLGSVTVSKVTRSNYSSLAGAGSGGVKRGGAQGSASSAVSYSPPAMERKSMTTTMIARSKGYEGRSSGNSSPEYTRREYAAESAAASTHTRGRSHSRESEIRCRLQSASPTAKRWTELDDVKRLLKGSRSSSISPPRSPTSTLPIPRKASVETRTRPNSSQSGQYDSATLDSGMPSYVWSGPTAGGYGYHSNAINRSPTSTLQHSPTTLTATGLQNNLALSSTFMNSGLSASSTVHGMQNNLATTTGGILTANGVNAQTVYGVQKNVTSTGVSTTTVAPSSPTSEEVFAKEYKFMLLEKEKAPVKKETERLIMAKDTGKQFSSAGTAIAYSEDSLKREKKVSSFVETATARTTETNAGSLMKVSTKDKATYAEIHKDESGGGLGFWSCCSWLKWLLGLLLGLLLLLGLLLGLIALAEEVKRLKARVDALEQASSSSSAHSSRLSSSSAINIIDPLESAYIDKTSSPSSTTLLRSDNGINLGVAAGAGPGSANGPGQDPVALQRAVQQIVRTELQSDTVRATLAHSMKGARGEPGTKGDQGGPGVKGDNGFPGLPGPPGQMGHSGLEGPRGPKGNAGEAGAEGPPGQKGREGPTGSRGEPGPPGFGEKGDKGSPGEPGGPGPAGTAGPVGPKGSVGGQGATGIPGTPGPQGFRGEAGAPGPKGEKGPAGPPGNKGDLGEKGLRGTTGDPGQRGLPGPDGANGSKGPAGAPGADGEKGSRGDKGLDGLPGPRGPAGPPGDSGLPGIPGLQGPPGIPGNPGQPGGKGEAGEPGRIIKAGSSSVAIPGPPGSPGPAGVSGSPGLSGPVGPAGLPGTPGPRGEKGEEGEKGDQGKPGITVQTVETTERRAPVASLPGPPGPPGPPGEPGPQGLLGKGPPGPEGPQGEPGVPGVGVPGPRGDKGEPGSFVPNSGTFFAGPPGPAGPTGLPGSPGPQGYQGDPGQPGLPGVPGDPGVGFPGPQGRPGGPGPEGDSGLPGPQGPEGPEGQQGPKGEAGVPGAPGIPGYSSGGSSRSSPGAPGPPGPPGAPGHDGPPGSGSGTPDILQYITEYLKSDGVREYMSGPPGPPGVPGPPGGGSVESVDDLASRVIAYIQSGGIASGVPGPPGPPGAPGGGSTSLDDIISLLQREEVRRYVIGPPGPAGPPGIPGIPWRGGYGFNTHEVAGRVLTLMNDSEYRGALGAQGPPGPPGVPGPAGPQGPTGPSGQAPYSGSGYRLEEVKDYIQSGLRGRMFGPPGPPGPPGPQGHKGEQGNSGYSHAFDHRNSEGRRLAETETDFSNIAVRVTDYIKYHGLLRDVVENRSQLEKSQVVQGPPGPPGPPGAPGFSRVFGSHCNVTDLMEYIRAHGNIVGPPGRPGQKGDIGHTGHKGERGLDGIPGRTGLPGLEWKRGGKGEKGTS; encoded by the exons ATGGACAATCTAACGACAACCAAGATTGTAAATGCTGGTGCCGGTGGCAAGG tcGTCAAAGAAACAGTAACCACAACAACCCGGTTGACATCACTGCCGCCAA CCTCAGGTGGTCTCTCTTCGAGGAGTGCGCTGCCCTCTACTGGAGGAGGAGATTCTACCAGTAGAGCCATCACAGGAGGCAGTAGCTCAGTGCTAGTATCCTCCTCTGCTGCAGCCGGGTCTGGGGGTGGAGCTAAGTCTGGGTACGGAGGGGGATCAGTCAGCAAATCAAACACCATTACCACTATAGAGTCCCCCTCTTTATCCTCCGGTGCTTCAGGGGCCTCTGGCGCAGCTTTTCGGTCTTCAGGGGCTTCGGGGGCATCGTTCGGGGAGAGCAAGACCAGCggctccctctctgtttctggaGGGGGTCTTATGTCTAGCTCCAGTTCCAGTTTTTTCACTGGTTCCAGTTCTGGTGGTTCCAGTTCTGGTTTTATCTCTAGTTCcaaaggagcaggagcaggaggaggtggaggcGGTTTTGTCACTGGTTCCAGTtctggttctagttctggttTTGCCTCTAGTTCTGGTACCGGAATAGGAGGAGGGGATTCTTCTAGTGCCAAAATGTCGGCCGGCGGCTTGGGCTCTGTAACCGTTTCCAAGGTTACCAGGTCCAACTACAGCTCCTTGGCGGGGGCGGGTTCAGGGGGCGTGAAGAGGGGCGGGGCACAGGGGTCTGCATCCTCTGCTGTCAGCTACTCCCCCCCCGCCATGGAGAGAAAGAGCATGACCACCACCATGATCGCCCGCTCCAAGGGCTACGAAG GAAGATCCAGTGGAAACTCATCTCCGGAATACACAAGGAGAGAGTATG CTGCAGAAAGTGCAGCTGCCAGTACACACACCAGAGGGCGGAGCCACAGCAGAG AGAGTGAGATCAGATGCAGACTGCAGAGTGCCTCCCCCACAGCCAAAAGAT GGACGGAGCTGGATGATGTGAAGCGGCTGCTGAAGGGGAGTCGCTCCAGCAGCATCAGCCCCCCTCGCTCCCCCACCAGCACCCTCCCTATCCCCAGGAAGGCCAGCGTAGAGACCAGAACCAGGCCAAACAGCTCCCAGTCAG gcCAGTACGACAGTGCCACCCTGGACTCAGGAATGCCTTCCTACGTGTGGTCAGGCCCCACTGCTGGAGGCTATGGTTACCACAGCAACGCCATCAACCGATCCCCCACCTCCACCCTCCAACACTCACCCACCACACTCACAG CCACAGGGCTTCAGAACAACCTGGCTCTCAGCTCTACATTCATGAACTCTGGACTCTCTGCCTCTAGTACTG TTCATGGTATGCAGAATAACCTGGCCACCACCACTGGCGGTATCCTAACAGCTAATGGAGTCAACGCACAAACAG TCTATGGTGTGCAGAAAAATGTCACAAGCACAGGGGTGTCCACAACCACAG TGGCACCCAGCAGTCCTACCAGTGAAGAGGTCTTCGCCAAAGAATACAAATTCATGCTGCTGGAGAAAGAGAAAGCTCCCGTCAAAAAGGAGACGGAGAGACTCATCATGGCCAAAGATACCGGCAAACAGTTCTCCTCTGCTGGCACTGCTATTG CCTATTCTGAGGACTCACTGAAGAGGGAGAAGAAGGTGTCCAGCTTTGTGGAGACAGCTACAGCCAGAACAACAGAAACTAACG CTGGATCCTTGATGAAAGTGTCAACGAAAGACAAAGCAACCTATGCAG AGATACACAAGGACGAGTCTGGAGGAGGTCTGGGCTTCTGGTCCTGCTGCTCCTGGTTGAAGTGGCTGCTGGGCCTCCTGCTGGGTCTTCTGCTCCTCCTGGGGCTCCTCCTGGGACTCATCGCCCTGg CCGAAGAAGTCAAACGTCTTAAAGCTCGTGTGGACGCCTTGGAACAAGCCTCCAGCTCTTCCTCAGCCCATTCCAgtcgcctctcctcctcctcagccaTCAACATCATAGACCCTCTGGAGTCTGCATACATAGACaagacctcctctccctcctcgacCACACTGCTCCGCTCTGATAATGGTATCAATCTGGGAGTGGCAGCAGGAGCAGGTCCAGGATCAGCTAATGGACCAGGCCAAGACCCTGTAGCTCTGCAAAGGGCAGTACAGCAGATAGTCAGGACTGAGCTGCAGTCCGATACTGTACGAG CAACACTTGCACACTCAATGAAAGGAGCGAGAGGAGAGCCTGGGACCAAAG GTGACCAAGGTGGTCCAGGAGTCAAAG GTGATAATGGATTCCCTGGCctaccag GTCCTCCAGGTCAGATGGGTCACAGTGGACTGGAGGGCCCGAGGGGACCTAAAGGAAATGCAG GTGAAGCTGGTGCAGAGGGCCCCCCAGGCCAGAAGGGCCGAGAAGGACCAACGGGATCACGTGGAGAGCCTGGTCCTCCAGGGTTTGGAGAGAAAGGGGACAAAG GTTCTCCTGGTGAACCCGGAGGGCCCGGACCTGCTGGCACTGCTGGACCTGTTGGGCCTAAAG ggtcagtaggtggtcagggTGCTACAGGTATCCCAG GAACTCCTGGTCCACAGGGTTTCCGAGGTGAAGCAGGCGCTCCAGGACCGAAAG GAGAGAAGGGACCAGCTGGACCTCCAGGAAATAAGGGCGATCTAGGAGAGAAAGGACTCCGCGGAACAACAG GTGACCCAGGTCAAAGAGGACTTCCAGGACCAGACGGAGCGAATGGATCCAAAGGACCTGCAG GTGCTCCCGGGGCTGACGGTGAAAAAGGCTCTAGAG GTGACAAGGGATTGGATGGGTTGCCAGGTCCCAGAGGACCAGCAGGACCTCCAGGAGATTCAGGCCTCCCAG GCATTCCCGGGCTTCAAGGTCCACCAG GTATACCAGGTAATCCTGGTCAGCCTGGAGGTAAAG GCGAAGCTGGAGAACCTGGTagaatcatcaaag CTGGTTCCAGTTCGGTTGCCATCCCTGGACCTCCAGGCAGCCCTGGACCCGCTGGTGTTTCCGGATCCCCTGGACTCTCAG GTCCTGTTGGCCCTGCTGGTCTTCCTGGAACGCCTG GTCCCAGGGGAGaaaagggagaggaaggagagaagggagaccaGGGAAAGCCTGGCATTACTGTACAGACTGTGGAAACCACAGAGA GACGTGCACCTGTGGCTAGTCTTCCTGGCCCACCTGGCCCTCCAGGGCCCCCAGGAGAACCAGGTCCCCAGGGTCTTCTAG GTAAGGGTCCCCCAGGTCCTGAAGGTCCTCAAGGAGAGCCAGGTGTACCAG GTGTTGGTGTGCCCGGCCCCCGAGGAGATAAGGGAGAGCCAGGTAGCTTCGTGCCCAACTCAG GAACCTTCTTCGCTGGGCCCCCAGGACCTGCTGGCCCAACTGGTCTTCCGGGATCACCAG GACCCCAGGGTTACCAAG GTGACCCAGGTCAGCCCGGTTTACCAGGAGTTCCCGGAGATCCCGGTGTCG GTTTCCCTGGACCCCAGGGACGACCTGGAGGTCCAGGACCAGAAGGGGACAGTGGACTTCCAGGGCCCCAAGGTCCAGAGGGCCCCGAGGGGCAACAGGGTCCAAAAG GTGAGGCTGGAGTTCCAGGTGCTCCAGGAATCCCTGGCTACTCCAGTGGTGGATCATCCAGGAGTTCCCCTGGAGCACCAGGTCCACCTGGACCTCCCGGGGCCCCCGGCCATGATGGGCcacctgggtctgggtctggaacACCGGACATTCTTCAATACATCACAGAATACCTCAAGA GTGATGGTGTCAGGGAGTACATGTCGGGTCCTCCGGGTCCTCCGGGTGTACCGGGGCCCCCTGGTGGCGGATCAGTGGAGTCAGTGGACGATCTTGCTAGTCGCGTCATTGCGTACATTCAGA GTGGAGGTATTGCTAGTGGGGTGCCTGGACCTCCAGGCCCGCCTGGCGCTCCCGGTGGAGGCAGTACATCGCTAGATGACATCATCAGCCTTCTACAGA GGGAGGAAGTGCGACGCTACGTCATCGgtcctcctggccctgctggacCTCCTGGCATCCCAGGGATCCCATGGAGAGGTGGCTATGGCTTTAATACCCATGAGGTGGCTGGACGAGTCCTCACTCTAATGAATG ATTCTGAATACAGAGGTGCCTTGGGCGCTCAGGGGCCTCCGggtccacctggtgtcccaggccCTGCTGGCCCTCAAGGTCCCACCGGTCCTTCAGGACAGGCCCCCTACAGCGGCTCTGGATACAGGCTGGAGGAGGTCAAGGACTACATACAGA GTGGTCTAAGAGGGCGAATGTTTGGGCCCCCAGGCCCCCCAGGTCCCCCTGGACCCCAGGGACACAAGGGAGAGCAGGGTAACTCTGGGTACAGCCACGCCTTCGACCACAGGAACAGCGAGGGAAGAAGGCTGGCTGAGACTGAGACAGACTTTTCCAATATAGCGGTTCGAGTGACTGACTACATCAAGT ACCATGGTCTGTTGAGGGACGTGGTTGAGAACCGGTCTCAGCTGGAGAAGTCACAGGTTGTTCAAGGACCCCCAGGACCCCCTGGCCCTCCTGGTGCGCCAGGATTCAGCCGTGTGTTTGGTTCCCATTGTAACGTCACTGACCTTATGGAATACATCAGAG
- the LOC106564695 gene encoding collagen alpha-1(XVII) chain isoform X2, whose amino-acid sequence MDNLTTTKIVNAGAGGKVVKETVTTTTRLTSLPPTSGGLSSRSALPSTGGGDSTSRAITGGSSSVLVSSSAAAGSGGGAKSGYGGGSVSKSNTITTIESPSLSSGASGASGAAFRSSGASGASFGESKTSGSLSVSGGGLMSSSSSSFFTGSSSGGSSSGFISSSKGAGAGGGGGGFVTGSSSGSSSGFASSSGTGIGGGDSSSAKMSAGGLGSVTVSKVTRSNYSSLAGAGSGGVKRGGAQGSASSAVSYSPPAMERKSMTTTMIARSKGYEGRSSGNSSPEYTRREYAAESAAASTHTRGRSHSRESEIRCRLQSASPTAKRWTELDDVKRLLKGSRSSSISPPRSPTSTLPIPRKASVETRTRPNSSQSGQYDSATLDSGMPSYVWSGPTAGGYGYHSNAINRSPTSTLQHSPTTLTATGLQNNLALSSTFMNSGLSASSTVHGMQNNLATTTGGILTANGVNAQTVYGVQKNVTSTGVSTTTVAPSSPTSEEVFAKEYKFMLLEKEKAPVKKETERLIMAKDTGKQFSSAGTAIAYSEDSLKREKKVSSFVETATARTTETNAGSLMKVSTKDKATYAEIHKDESGGGLGFWSCCSWLKWLLGLLLGLLLLLGLLLGLIALAEEVKRLKARVDALEQASSSSSAHSSRLSSSSAINIIDPLESAYIDKTSSPSSTTLLRSDNGINLGVAAGAGPGSANGPGQDPVALQRAVQQIVRTELQSDTVRATLAHSMKGARGEPGTKGDQGGPGVKGDNGFPGLPGPPGQMGHSGLEGPRGPKGNAGEAGAEGPPGQKGREGPTGSRGEPGPPGFGEKGDKGSPGEPGGPGPAGTAGPVGPKGSVGGQGATGIPGTPGPQGFRGEAGAPGPKGEKGPAGPPGNKGDLGEKGLRGTTGDPGQRGLPGPDGANGSKGPAGAPGADGEKGSRGDKGLDGLPGPRGPAGPPGDSGLPGIPGLQGPPGIPGNPGQPGGKGEAGEPGRIIKAGSSSVAIPGPPGSPGPAGVSGSPGLSGPVGPAGLPGTPGPRGEKGEEGEKGDQGKPGITVQTVETTERRAPVASLPGPPGPPGPPGEPGPQGLLGKGPPGPEGPQGEPGVPGKGPPGPEGPQGEPGVPGVGVPGPRGDKGEPGSFVPNSGTFFAGPPGPAGPTGLPGSPGPQGYQGDPGQPGLPGVPGDPGVGFPGPQGRPGGPGPEGDSGLPGPQGPEGPEGQQGPKGEAGVPGAPGIPGYSSGGSSRSSPGAPGPPGPPGAPGHDGPPGSGSGTPDILQYITEYLKSDGVREYMSGPPGPPGVPGPPGGGSVESVDDLASRVIAYIQSGGIASGVPGPPGPPGAPGGGSTSLDDIISLLQREEVRRYVIGPPGPAGPPGIPGIPWRGGYGFNTHEVAGRVLTLMNDSEYRGALGAQGPPGPPGVPGPAGPQGPTGPSGQAPYSGSGYRLEEVKDYIQSGLRGRMFGPPGPPGPPGPQGHKGEQGNSGYSHAFDHRNSEGRRLAETETDFSNIAVRVTDYIKYHGLLRDVVENRSQLEKSQVVQGPPGPPGPPGAPGFSRVFGSHCNVTDLMEYIRAHGNIVGPPGRPGQKGDIGHTGHKGERGEYTLVTNRRKRNVGV is encoded by the exons ATGGACAATCTAACGACAACCAAGATTGTAAATGCTGGTGCCGGTGGCAAGG tcGTCAAAGAAACAGTAACCACAACAACCCGGTTGACATCACTGCCGCCAA CCTCAGGTGGTCTCTCTTCGAGGAGTGCGCTGCCCTCTACTGGAGGAGGAGATTCTACCAGTAGAGCCATCACAGGAGGCAGTAGCTCAGTGCTAGTATCCTCCTCTGCTGCAGCCGGGTCTGGGGGTGGAGCTAAGTCTGGGTACGGAGGGGGATCAGTCAGCAAATCAAACACCATTACCACTATAGAGTCCCCCTCTTTATCCTCCGGTGCTTCAGGGGCCTCTGGCGCAGCTTTTCGGTCTTCAGGGGCTTCGGGGGCATCGTTCGGGGAGAGCAAGACCAGCggctccctctctgtttctggaGGGGGTCTTATGTCTAGCTCCAGTTCCAGTTTTTTCACTGGTTCCAGTTCTGGTGGTTCCAGTTCTGGTTTTATCTCTAGTTCcaaaggagcaggagcaggaggaggtggaggcGGTTTTGTCACTGGTTCCAGTtctggttctagttctggttTTGCCTCTAGTTCTGGTACCGGAATAGGAGGAGGGGATTCTTCTAGTGCCAAAATGTCGGCCGGCGGCTTGGGCTCTGTAACCGTTTCCAAGGTTACCAGGTCCAACTACAGCTCCTTGGCGGGGGCGGGTTCAGGGGGCGTGAAGAGGGGCGGGGCACAGGGGTCTGCATCCTCTGCTGTCAGCTACTCCCCCCCCGCCATGGAGAGAAAGAGCATGACCACCACCATGATCGCCCGCTCCAAGGGCTACGAAG GAAGATCCAGTGGAAACTCATCTCCGGAATACACAAGGAGAGAGTATG CTGCAGAAAGTGCAGCTGCCAGTACACACACCAGAGGGCGGAGCCACAGCAGAG AGAGTGAGATCAGATGCAGACTGCAGAGTGCCTCCCCCACAGCCAAAAGAT GGACGGAGCTGGATGATGTGAAGCGGCTGCTGAAGGGGAGTCGCTCCAGCAGCATCAGCCCCCCTCGCTCCCCCACCAGCACCCTCCCTATCCCCAGGAAGGCCAGCGTAGAGACCAGAACCAGGCCAAACAGCTCCCAGTCAG gcCAGTACGACAGTGCCACCCTGGACTCAGGAATGCCTTCCTACGTGTGGTCAGGCCCCACTGCTGGAGGCTATGGTTACCACAGCAACGCCATCAACCGATCCCCCACCTCCACCCTCCAACACTCACCCACCACACTCACAG CCACAGGGCTTCAGAACAACCTGGCTCTCAGCTCTACATTCATGAACTCTGGACTCTCTGCCTCTAGTACTG TTCATGGTATGCAGAATAACCTGGCCACCACCACTGGCGGTATCCTAACAGCTAATGGAGTCAACGCACAAACAG TCTATGGTGTGCAGAAAAATGTCACAAGCACAGGGGTGTCCACAACCACAG TGGCACCCAGCAGTCCTACCAGTGAAGAGGTCTTCGCCAAAGAATACAAATTCATGCTGCTGGAGAAAGAGAAAGCTCCCGTCAAAAAGGAGACGGAGAGACTCATCATGGCCAAAGATACCGGCAAACAGTTCTCCTCTGCTGGCACTGCTATTG CCTATTCTGAGGACTCACTGAAGAGGGAGAAGAAGGTGTCCAGCTTTGTGGAGACAGCTACAGCCAGAACAACAGAAACTAACG CTGGATCCTTGATGAAAGTGTCAACGAAAGACAAAGCAACCTATGCAG AGATACACAAGGACGAGTCTGGAGGAGGTCTGGGCTTCTGGTCCTGCTGCTCCTGGTTGAAGTGGCTGCTGGGCCTCCTGCTGGGTCTTCTGCTCCTCCTGGGGCTCCTCCTGGGACTCATCGCCCTGg CCGAAGAAGTCAAACGTCTTAAAGCTCGTGTGGACGCCTTGGAACAAGCCTCCAGCTCTTCCTCAGCCCATTCCAgtcgcctctcctcctcctcagccaTCAACATCATAGACCCTCTGGAGTCTGCATACATAGACaagacctcctctccctcctcgacCACACTGCTCCGCTCTGATAATGGTATCAATCTGGGAGTGGCAGCAGGAGCAGGTCCAGGATCAGCTAATGGACCAGGCCAAGACCCTGTAGCTCTGCAAAGGGCAGTACAGCAGATAGTCAGGACTGAGCTGCAGTCCGATACTGTACGAG CAACACTTGCACACTCAATGAAAGGAGCGAGAGGAGAGCCTGGGACCAAAG GTGACCAAGGTGGTCCAGGAGTCAAAG GTGATAATGGATTCCCTGGCctaccag GTCCTCCAGGTCAGATGGGTCACAGTGGACTGGAGGGCCCGAGGGGACCTAAAGGAAATGCAG GTGAAGCTGGTGCAGAGGGCCCCCCAGGCCAGAAGGGCCGAGAAGGACCAACGGGATCACGTGGAGAGCCTGGTCCTCCAGGGTTTGGAGAGAAAGGGGACAAAG GTTCTCCTGGTGAACCCGGAGGGCCCGGACCTGCTGGCACTGCTGGACCTGTTGGGCCTAAAG ggtcagtaggtggtcagggTGCTACAGGTATCCCAG GAACTCCTGGTCCACAGGGTTTCCGAGGTGAAGCAGGCGCTCCAGGACCGAAAG GAGAGAAGGGACCAGCTGGACCTCCAGGAAATAAGGGCGATCTAGGAGAGAAAGGACTCCGCGGAACAACAG GTGACCCAGGTCAAAGAGGACTTCCAGGACCAGACGGAGCGAATGGATCCAAAGGACCTGCAG GTGCTCCCGGGGCTGACGGTGAAAAAGGCTCTAGAG GTGACAAGGGATTGGATGGGTTGCCAGGTCCCAGAGGACCAGCAGGACCTCCAGGAGATTCAGGCCTCCCAG GCATTCCCGGGCTTCAAGGTCCACCAG GTATACCAGGTAATCCTGGTCAGCCTGGAGGTAAAG GCGAAGCTGGAGAACCTGGTagaatcatcaaag CTGGTTCCAGTTCGGTTGCCATCCCTGGACCTCCAGGCAGCCCTGGACCCGCTGGTGTTTCCGGATCCCCTGGACTCTCAG GTCCTGTTGGCCCTGCTGGTCTTCCTGGAACGCCTG GTCCCAGGGGAGaaaagggagaggaaggagagaagggagaccaGGGAAAGCCTGGCATTACTGTACAGACTGTGGAAACCACAGAGA GACGTGCACCTGTGGCTAGTCTTCCTGGCCCACCTGGCCCTCCAGGGCCCCCAGGAGAACCAGGTCCCCAGGGTCTTCTAG GTAAGGGTCCCCCAGGTCCTGAAGGTCCTCAAGGAGAGCCAGGTGTACCAGGTAAGGGTCCCCCAGGTCCTGAAGGTCCTCAAGGAGAGCCAGGTGTACCAG GTGTTGGTGTGCCCGGCCCCCGAGGAGATAAGGGAGAGCCAGGTAGCTTCGTGCCCAACTCAG GAACCTTCTTCGCTGGGCCCCCAGGACCTGCTGGCCCAACTGGTCTTCCGGGATCACCAG GACCCCAGGGTTACCAAG GTGACCCAGGTCAGCCCGGTTTACCAGGAGTTCCCGGAGATCCCGGTGTCG GTTTCCCTGGACCCCAGGGACGACCTGGAGGTCCAGGACCAGAAGGGGACAGTGGACTTCCAGGGCCCCAAGGTCCAGAGGGCCCCGAGGGGCAACAGGGTCCAAAAG GTGAGGCTGGAGTTCCAGGTGCTCCAGGAATCCCTGGCTACTCCAGTGGTGGATCATCCAGGAGTTCCCCTGGAGCACCAGGTCCACCTGGACCTCCCGGGGCCCCCGGCCATGATGGGCcacctgggtctgggtctggaacACCGGACATTCTTCAATACATCACAGAATACCTCAAGA GTGATGGTGTCAGGGAGTACATGTCGGGTCCTCCGGGTCCTCCGGGTGTACCGGGGCCCCCTGGTGGCGGATCAGTGGAGTCAGTGGACGATCTTGCTAGTCGCGTCATTGCGTACATTCAGA GTGGAGGTATTGCTAGTGGGGTGCCTGGACCTCCAGGCCCGCCTGGCGCTCCCGGTGGAGGCAGTACATCGCTAGATGACATCATCAGCCTTCTACAGA GGGAGGAAGTGCGACGCTACGTCATCGgtcctcctggccctgctggacCTCCTGGCATCCCAGGGATCCCATGGAGAGGTGGCTATGGCTTTAATACCCATGAGGTGGCTGGACGAGTCCTCACTCTAATGAATG ATTCTGAATACAGAGGTGCCTTGGGCGCTCAGGGGCCTCCGggtccacctggtgtcccaggccCTGCTGGCCCTCAAGGTCCCACCGGTCCTTCAGGACAGGCCCCCTACAGCGGCTCTGGATACAGGCTGGAGGAGGTCAAGGACTACATACAGA GTGGTCTAAGAGGGCGAATGTTTGGGCCCCCAGGCCCCCCAGGTCCCCCTGGACCCCAGGGACACAAGGGAGAGCAGGGTAACTCTGGGTACAGCCACGCCTTCGACCACAGGAACAGCGAGGGAAGAAGGCTGGCTGAGACTGAGACAGACTTTTCCAATATAGCGGTTCGAGTGACTGACTACATCAAGT ACCATGGTCTGTTGAGGGACGTGGTTGAGAACCGGTCTCAGCTGGAGAAGTCACAGGTTGTTCAAGGACCCCCAGGACCCCCTGGCCCTCCTGGTGCGCCAGGATTCAGCCGTGTGTTTGGTTCCCATTGTAACGTCACTGACCTTATGGAATACATCAGAG